A genome region from Sebastes umbrosus isolate fSebUmb1 chromosome 22, fSebUmb1.pri, whole genome shotgun sequence includes the following:
- the LOC119482103 gene encoding uncharacterized protein LOC119482103, which translates to MVIYPAWLILLIQRQRGSLYHYRRDLSTTSDGISLPLQTGSLYHYRRDLSTTTDGISLPLQTGSLYHYRRDLSATTDGISLPLQTGSLYHYRRDLSTTTDGISLPLQTGSLYHYRRDLSITTDGISLPLQTGSLYHYRRDLSATTDGRFSVFLAATFMFHFGDLVFVFCALWTVILPVFAVRTELTDQPHVIGSPQPITAAVGDDVILPCHLEPKFNVQGLTVEWSKPDLKPDPSDRLSRVEYVHLYRDRREVPDMKIRSYFRRTSLFTDDLRDGNISLKITNVTLADEGRYKCFIPKLKSQVKDSIVRLVVEPNSVKTWTTETPPHPTRDVQTPGSDETDVKGGRLRLIVLVPVLVLVLILGGGVAGYLLKHKCQKQNRPEYFVAPTEPLPVQVLCAEATSVV; encoded by the exons atggtgatctaccccg CATGGCTCATTCTACTCATCCAGCGCCAGCGGGGATCTCTCTACCACTACAGACGGGATCTCTCCACCACTTCAGACGGGATCTCTCTACCACTACAGACGGGATCTCTCTACCACTACAGACGGGATCTCTCTACCACTACAGACGGGATCTCTCTACCACTACAGACGGGATCTCTCTACCACTACAGACGGGATCTCTCTGCCACTACAGACGGGATCTCTCTACCACTACAGACGGGATCTCTCTACCACTACAGACGGGATCTCTCTACCACTACAGACGGGATCTCTCTGCCACTACAGACGGGATCTCTCTATCACTACAGACGGGATCTCTCTATCACTACAGACGGGATCTCTCTACCACTACAGACGGGATCTCTCTACCACTACAGACGGGATCTCTCTGCCACTACAGACGGCAGGTTTTCTGTCTTTCTAGCGGCTACTTTCATGTTTCACTTCGGAGACTTGGTGTTTGTCTTCTGTGCTCTCTGGACGGTCATTCTACCTGTCTTCGCGGTCCGGACCGAGCTGACAG ATCAGCCTCATGTGATCGGGTCacctcagccaatcacagccgcTGTGGGCGACGACGTCATCCTGCCGTGCCACCTGGAGCCCAAGTTCAACGTGCAGGGGCTGACGGTGGAGTGGTCCAAACCCGACCTCAAGCCGGACCCCTCGGATCGGCTGAGCCGGGTGGAGTACGTTCACCTCTACAGGGACCGGAGAGAAGTCCCGGACATGAAGATCCGCTCGTACTTCAGGAGGACGTCACTGTTCACTGACGACCTGAGAGACGGAAACATCTCGCTCAAGATCACGAATGTGACGCTCGCAGACGAAGGCAGATACAAGTGTTTCATCCCCAAGTTAAAGAGCCAGGTGAAGGACTCAATCGTTCGACTTGTTGTCG aACCCAACTCTGTTAAAACCTGGACAACAGAGACGCCGCCGCATCCCACAAGAGATGTCCAAACTCCAGGTTCAGATGAGACGGATGTTAAAG GTGGTCGGCTCCGTCTGATCGTTCTGGTcccggttctggttctggtcctgATCCTGGGCGGAGGAGTCGCTGGATATTTACTCAAACACAAgtgtcaaaaacaaaat
- the LOC119481899 gene encoding guanine nucleotide-binding protein G(q) subunit alpha-like: MRIIHGRGYSDEDKRGFTRLVYQNIFTAMQAMIHAMNTLHIPYKYEHNQANASLVGEVDVDRVTTLTNPYVEAIKSLWSDPGIQECYRRKRKYQLSDSAEYYLSDLDRICDAAYLPTEQDVLRVRVPTTGIQEYTFNLDNVVFRMVDVGGQRSERRKWIHCFEMVYSIMFLAALSEYDQVLAESVTENRMEESLALFQTIITSEWFQGSSFMLFLNKTDLLEEKIMHSHLVDYFPEYDGPKYDDRAGKDFILDMFLSVNPYEKSMIYSHFTCATDTDNIRFVFSAMKHQIMSRTMEEFKLI, encoded by the exons ATGAGGATCATCCACGGCCGAGGATACTCTGACGAGGACAAGAGAGGCTTCACCAGGCTGGTCTACCAGAACATCTTCACCGCCATGCAGGCCATGATCCACGCCATGAACACGCTACACATCCCCTACAAGTACGAGCACAACCAG gcCAACGCCAGCCTCGTTGGCGAGGTTGATGTGGACAGGGTCACAACGTTAACGAACCCGTACGTGGAGGCCATCAAGAGCCTGTGGAGCGACCCGGGGATTCAGGAGTGTTACCGTCGTAAAAGGAAATACCAGCTGTCAGACTCCGCCGAATA CTATCTGAGCGACTTGGACCGGATTTGTGATGCTGCTTATCTGCCGACCGAGCAGGACGTCCTGAGGGTCAGGGTGCCCACAACGGGTATTCAAGAGTACACCTTTAACCTGGACAACGTGGTGTTCAG GATGGTGGACGTGGGTGGCCAGCgttcagagaggaggaagtggatTCACTGTTTCGAGATGGTCTATTCCATCATGTTCCTGGCGGCGCTCAGCGAGTACGATCAAGTCCTCGCCGAGTCCGTCACCGAG AATCGCATGGAGGAGAGCCTGGCCTTGTTCCAGACAATCATAACCTCCGAGTGGTTCCAAGGGTCCTCGTTCATGTTGTTCCTCAACAAGACAGATTTACTGGAGGAGAAAATCATGCACTCGCATTTGGTCGACTACTTCCCCGAATACGATG GTCCCAAGTATGACGACAGAGCAGGGAAAGACTTCATCTTAGATATGTTTCTCAGTGTCAATCCATACGAGAAAAGTATGATCTACTCCCATTTCACCTGCGCCACGGACACGGACAACATCCGATTTGTCTTCAGCGCGATGAAGCACCAAATCATGAGTCGCACCATGGAAGagttcaaattaatttaa